A part of Prevotella melaninogenica genomic DNA contains:
- a CDS encoding glycosyltransferase family 2 protein: MKLSVVIVNYNVKYYLEQCLKSLQRALKGVEAEVFVVDNHSHDDSVTYLRSRFPDVHFIASAHNLGFACGNNIAIRQSKGEYVLLLNPDTVVGEDVIRASIDFMDNHPKAGGLGVQMLTHIGERALESRRGLPSPLVSFYKMIGLCKHFPQNDHFAHYYMGSLPWDEPGKIEVISGAYCFLRKTALDKIGLLDEDYFMYGEDVDLSYRLLKAGFENWYLPVRILHYKGESTQKSSFRYVHVFYDAMLIFFRKHYGGMNALWRLPIKTAIYMKALGSLIGTTIRATRKKLGFRISIAKSFPHYIFAVGEDVVEKCQHLATDNALVAEYRVTEKDDLERTHTELIKQFGGKGKNYCIVYDTELFSYQDILNVFAQQPLQNIHIGFYHKKENRIITMMEVIGD, from the coding sequence ATGAAGCTAAGCGTTGTCATCGTTAATTATAACGTAAAATACTATCTCGAACAGTGTTTGAAGAGTCTTCAGCGTGCTTTGAAAGGCGTTGAAGCTGAGGTTTTTGTGGTTGACAATCATTCTCACGACGACTCTGTCACCTATCTTCGCAGCCGTTTCCCTGACGTACATTTTATTGCCAGCGCACACAACTTAGGTTTTGCTTGTGGCAATAATATTGCTATCCGACAGAGTAAGGGCGAGTATGTCTTACTATTAAACCCCGATACGGTTGTGGGTGAGGACGTTATCCGTGCGTCAATTGACTTTATGGACAACCATCCAAAAGCTGGAGGACTTGGCGTACAGATGCTTACGCACATTGGCGAACGTGCTTTGGAGAGCCGTCGTGGCTTGCCTTCTCCCCTGGTTTCGTTCTATAAGATGATAGGACTTTGCAAACACTTCCCACAGAACGACCACTTTGCACATTATTATATGGGTAGTCTGCCGTGGGACGAACCAGGCAAGATTGAGGTTATTAGTGGTGCTTACTGCTTCCTGCGTAAGACAGCCTTAGACAAGATAGGATTATTAGATGAGGATTACTTTATGTATGGCGAGGATGTCGACCTGAGCTATCGACTGCTGAAAGCCGGTTTTGAAAACTGGTATCTGCCTGTGCGCATCCTGCACTATAAGGGCGAGAGCACACAGAAGTCCAGCTTCCGATATGTCCACGTCTTCTATGATGCCATGCTCATCTTCTTCCGCAAGCATTATGGCGGTATGAACGCATTGTGGCGACTGCCCATAAAGACGGCTATCTATATGAAAGCCCTTGGCTCACTGATAGGTACAACCATCCGCGCAACGCGAAAGAAGTTGGGATTTCGCATATCAATAGCCAAGTCGTTCCCTCATTATATATTTGCGGTAGGTGAAGACGTGGTAGAAAAATGTCAACATCTTGCAACCGATAATGCCTTGGTGGCAGAGTATCGGGTGACGGAGAAGGACGATTTAGAACGAACGCATACCGAACTGATTAAACAGTTTGGTGGAAAGGGTAAGAACTACTGCATCGTCTATGACACCGAACTCTTCAGCTATCAAGACATTCTGAACGTCTTTGCTCAACAGCCCTTGCAGAATATTCATATTGGTTTCTACCACAAGAAGGAAAACAGAATCATCACCATGATGGAAGTGATAGGAGATTAA